The Haloarcula sp. CBA1127 genomic interval TGGCAGCAGCGAGGCAATGGAGGCCCGCAACGCCGTTGTCGAGGAACTCCGGGACCTGCAGGACGAGCGCGAGGATATCGAAACCGAGCGCTCGACCTGTGACCACTACTACCGAAACCTCACCGTCGACACCAGCGAGTTCTATTCCTGGCTGTTCGACGACGTTCGGACGCCCGACGACGTGTACGAGTACGCCCACCAGCAAGGGCTGTGTGGCTACGAACTACTGAAGGAAGGAATGGACGGCGTCGACCTCGTCGTCTGTAACTACCACCACTTGCTGGACCCGACCATCCGCGAACAGTTCTTCCACTGGATTGGGCGCGACCCCGAAGACATCATCGCCGTCTTCGACGAGGCCCACAACGTCGAGTCGGCCGCCCGCGACCACGCCCGGCGGACGCTTACCGAGAACACGCTCGACCAAGCGCTGGACGAGCTCGACAACGAGGAGGACGCCCGGACCGACGCCGCAGCGAACGTCATCGAGACGTTCCGGGACGCACTCGTCGAGGCCTACGAGGATTCCTTCGGGTTCGGCGGCCGCGAGGCCGTCGACGACCACTGGGACGACATCACCATCGCTAACGACGACCGGAAAGACGACCTGACACTCGCCTTCCTGCAGGGCTACACCGGTCCCGGCTTCCACGAGGAGCTAGACCACGCGCTGGCCCTCGGCCGGGACCTCGACGCCCGCTATCAAGAGGCGTTCAAAGAGGGCGACCTGGACACCAGAAAGGAGTGTCAGACCCTGCAGGCCGCCGGTTTCATTTCCGACTGGCTCGACGAATCAGACGACACCGGCCAGTACCCCGTCGTCAGCGTCCGCCGCGACGAATCGACCGACGATGTGTATGGCCGCGCGGAGCTGTACACCTGCATCCCCGAAGAGGTCACTCGCGACCTGTTTTCTGACCTCCATGCCGCTGTGTTGATGAGCGCCACGCTCCGTCCCTTCGACGTGACCGAGAACGTCGTCGGGGTCGAGGACCCGGTGACGATGGCCTACGGGGCACAGTTCCCCGAGGCGCGCCGCCGGACCTACGCCGTCGACGGCCCGGCGCTGTTTTCCAGCGAACGGGACAACCCACAGACCCAGCAACGCATCGCACGCACGCTCGAAGACATCGTCCGCTTCACGCCCGGGAACACGCTCGTGTTCTGTCCGTCCTACAGCGAGGCCGAGCGCTATCATGACATGACCGCTGTGAGCGCGACCCGATATCTTGACAAGCCGGGTACGCAAGCTCGTGACCTCCGAGAGGCCTTTACCGACGGCGACGACGGCGTTCTCTACACCTCGCTGTGGGGGACACTGGGCGAGGGCGTGAGCTACGACGGCGACGATGCCCGAACCGTCGTGGTTGTCGGCGTCCCGTACCCGCACCTCGACGACCGGATGGACGCCGTACAGGACGCCTACGACGTGGCCTTCGGCGATGACGAGGACGATGCGGGCTGGCGCTACGCCGTCGAGATTCCGACAATTCGCAAGACAAGGCAGGCCCTCGGGCGTGTGGTCCGTTCGCCGGACGACTTCGGCGCACGTATCCTGCTTGACAAGCGCTACACTGAAGCCGCCGAGATGGAGATGCACGACTACGCCGTCCGTGGGACCTTTCCACCAGAGGAACGCCGCGAGATGGTCGATATCGGCCCCGAGAAGCTCAAGTTCGCGATGCTGAATTTCTATCAGGACATGGACGCCTACGACGGCCCGCCACCGAAGCCCTGAGACGGGTCGGAACGACTGTTACAGTCCGGTTCTAACACTCGGTTACGACCACGAGCCGCTAGAGGTCCGGTTCAAGTTCGGTGCCACAGTCAGGACAGACCAGCAGGAAGCCCTTGTCAGCCGGTT includes:
- a CDS encoding ATP-dependent DNA helicase translates to MATTDDGYMRFFPFEEPYDHQQEAMGTIYDALDEGRDVLFEGACGTGKTLASLVPALEHARETGKTVVITTNVHQQMRQFVEDARAITDQERLRAVVFRGKGSMCHIDVDYEECQALRDTTRDLVEVESDIAELEQREGELLSDGQAGSSEAMEARNAVVEELRDLQDEREDIETERSTCDHYYRNLTVDTSEFYSWLFDDVRTPDDVYEYAHQQGLCGYELLKEGMDGVDLVVCNYHHLLDPTIREQFFHWIGRDPEDIIAVFDEAHNVESAARDHARRTLTENTLDQALDELDNEEDARTDAAANVIETFRDALVEAYEDSFGFGGREAVDDHWDDITIANDDRKDDLTLAFLQGYTGPGFHEELDHALALGRDLDARYQEAFKEGDLDTRKECQTLQAAGFISDWLDESDDTGQYPVVSVRRDESTDDVYGRAELYTCIPEEVTRDLFSDLHAAVLMSATLRPFDVTENVVGVEDPVTMAYGAQFPEARRRTYAVDGPALFSSERDNPQTQQRIARTLEDIVRFTPGNTLVFCPSYSEAERYHDMTAVSATRYLDKPGTQARDLREAFTDGDDGVLYTSLWGTLGEGVSYDGDDARTVVVVGVPYPHLDDRMDAVQDAYDVAFGDDEDDAGWRYAVEIPTIRKTRQALGRVVRSPDDFGARILLDKRYTEAAEMEMHDYAVRGTFPPEERREMVDIGPEKLKFAMLNFYQDMDAYDGPPPKP